Proteins encoded by one window of Moorella humiferrea:
- a CDS encoding RNA polymerase sigma factor: protein MQIEIRGAEKLSFRERQVVTLKEMGLSNEEVARRLNLSISSVATLYHRARTKGYQVVIVIPGETLGIFTGEEDG from the coding sequence GTGCAGATTGAAATTCGTGGAGCTGAAAAATTGAGTTTTCGTGAACGCCAGGTGGTGACCTTGAAGGAGATGGGTCTAAGCAATGAAGAAGTGGCCCGCCGTTTAAATCTAAGCATTAGCAGCGTGGCCACCCTTTACCATCGCGCCCGGACGAAGGGCTACCAGGTAGTTATCGTTATTCCGGGTGAAACTTTAGGCATATTTACGGGTGAAGAAGATGGGTAA